The sequence below is a genomic window from Ipomoea triloba cultivar NCNSP0323 chromosome 10, ASM357664v1.
NNNNNNNNNNNNNNNNNNNNNNNNNNNNNNNNNNNNNNNNNNNNNNNNNNNNNNNNNNNNNNNNNNNNNNNNNNNNNNNNNNNNNNNNNNNNNNNNNNNNNNNNNNNNNNNNNNNNNNNNNNNNNNNNNNNNNNNNNNNNNNNNNNNNNNNNNNNNNNNNNNNNNNNNNNNNNNNNNNNNNNNNNNNNNNNNNNNNNNNNNNNNNNNNNNNNNNNNNNNNNNNNNNNNNNNNNNNNNNNNNNNNNNNNNNNNNNNNNNNNNNNNNNNNNNNNNNNNNNNNNNNNNNNNNNNNNNNNNNNNNNNNNNNNNNNNNNNNNNNNNNNNNNNNNNNNNNNNNNNNNNNNNNNNNNNNNNNNNNNNNNNNNNNNNNNNNNNNNNNNNNNNNNNNNNNNNNNNNNNNNNNNNNNNNNNNNNNNNNNNNNNNNNNNNNNNNNNNNNNNNNNNNNNNNNNNNNNNNNNNNNNAACGTTGAGGGTGGCGGACGTGGTGTTCCAACTCGTGACGAATCAGAATCCTCAAGGTTAGCCGAGGGCACTGGTTCCGTGGCGGGGACCATGACGGGGAAGTTAGGGGACCGTTGCACGTGCGTCTCAGGCCTTGGAGACGTACATACACGACGCTGCAAGAGGCGGCTCGGGACGACATCGAAcagcggacttggccgagacatgccgcaacgaggtgcggacttggtgcggacttgggcgagaaatgccgcaacgatgtgcggacttggccgagaaatgccNNNNNNNNNNNNNNNNNNNNNNNNNNNNNNNNNNNNNNNNNNNNNNNNNNNNNNNNNNNNNNNNNNNNNNNNNNNNNNNNNNNNNNNNNNNNNNNNNNNNNNNNNNNNNNNNNNNNNNNNNNNNNNNNNNNNNNNNNNNNNNNNNNNNNNNNNNNNNNNNNNNNNNNNNNNNNNNNNNNNNNNNNNNNNNNNNNNNNNNNNNNNNNNNNNNNNNNNNNNNNNNNNNNNNNNNNNNNNNNNNNNNNNNNNNNNNNNNNNNNNNNNNNNNNNNNNNNNNNNNNNNNNNNNNNNNNNNNNNNNNNNNNNNNNNNNNNNNNNNNNNNNNNNNNNNNNNNNNNNNNNNNNNNNNNNNNNNNNNNNNNNNNNNNNNNNNNNNNNNNNNNNNNNNNNNNNNNNNNNNNNNNNNNNNNNNNNNNNNNNNNNNNNNNNNNNNNNNNNNNNNNNNNNNNNNNNNNNNNNNNNNNNNNNNNNNNNNNNNNNNNNNNNNNNNNNNNNNNNNNNNNNNNNNNNNNNNNNNNNNNNNNNNNNNNNNNNNNNNNNNNNNNNNNNNNNNNNNNNNNNNNNNNNNNNNNNNNNNNNNNNNNNNNNNNNNNNNNNNNNNNNNNNNNNNNNNNNNNNNNNNNNNNNNNNNNNNNNNNNNNNNNNNNNNNNNNNNNNNNNNNNNNNNNNNNNNNNNNNNNNNNNNNNNNNNNNNNNNNNNNNNNNNNNNNNNNNNNNNNNNNNNNNNNNNNNNNNNNNNNNNNNNNNNNNNNNNNNNNNNNNNNNNNNNNNNNNNNNNNNNNNNNNNNNNNNNNNNNNNNNNNNNNNNNNNNNNNNNNNNNNNNNNNNNNNNNNNNNNNNNNNNNNNNNNNNNNNNNNNNNNNNNNNNNNNNNNNNNNNNNNNNNNNNNNNNNNNNNNNNNNNNNNNNNNNNNNNNNNNNNNNNNNNNNNNNNNNNNNNNNNNNNNNNNNNNNNNNNNNNNNNNNNNNNNNNNNNNNNNNNNNNNNNNNNNNNNNNNNNNtttttttttttttaaacacggTTCCTGTCAACATGCATGCATTGTTTCAAACTGATGCATCTTAAGATATACAACTACACGTCTTAAGGAGTTTCATTGTAGGGAATAACACATATATAGTAGGGCTTAGATTGTAGAAAATGACACATGGATAGGAGTTTCATCAGTGTGGTAATGTAGTCACGGTCATCTGGTAAGCTCCTTGTTtgcataatattattaaatatggtaatataattcctattcgtactataattgtacattaaaatatattttttcatacttttctattcgtaatacaatttcatattaaaattactaatcgtaatataacaaagttcttatcccccggATGACTTTCACTCCTTTTGATATGAGATTTGCCCTTCAAATTTCAGCGTTAACAATTCACATTGATGCTCGCGTATGCTATGATTATCATCAAAAGCCAagaccaaacactaactcatcaTGTTGGGCAAACTGGTGTTTAATTACGGTCAATTGTACGTGACTTTTTTTCCAAGTCACACATCCTGATGGCTTGAAGGTGTTAGCGCTAGACGAGGATAGACAAGATTATGTTAATCCTGATGGCTATTAATTCAACatttatttggtaaaattaatgcaaggataacatcacaaaacataatcgatccaaaaccgtcttttcaattgcacaatataatatttgatgttataatttatataattatatacgaatccaaatattctcaaaatattatagcatatccatttcgtgcatcgcacgggtgtgAACACTAGTGTATCTAAATTCAAGTTATGtattagatttttaattaattttagacgaaaaaaaattcaatcaaCCAATTTCCAAAGAGGCAAACACTGACTTTTTCAAATTCAACCTATTGATACTTACCAATTAAGCCCATTCATCAATTACCAATAATTATTTTACCCCTTGAATAGATCCTCATCGATCCTCTTTACTCATTATTCTTTTATCTTCTTTTCGTATTGCCATATTTGAGTTGAAGTGTTTAGGTACTGTATTTTCCAACAACATAAGCTTCACCATACATACACAAATATGGCCAATTAACCAACAATGTCTATATCGCAAATAGAATATCTATTAACACAAATTATTATGTCGAttcgggtccaccttacaaggtgaatatggattttgaatgtttataattaacatactaaatgctcacaatttgtatactgcAAACACAAAATGTGAATGTTCATaaattaccttttaaaaaattcacaatttgtatactacaaacacataatgttaacatataaaatttatgtgtTTTAACTTAAAGACACAATTTCATTACTAAAAATACAGAATTTATGCAAATGGACTTGGTCAATGGTATAAGGGATCAAATATTAATCATAATAGGACTCGTACTACTCTAGTCTTCCCGCGCCATACCACCCttgtatgtttatatatacatagcCTTGTCCCttgtatgtttatttatatatacaagggtttatataatatatataaacaagcaCCAAGTACTACGCTTTTTCTGATGGCGATGGCGAGTATTGCTAGACGGTCGAGGAATCTCTACTACAACAGCTCCAAGTACTACGCTTTCTCCTTGAGCAGAGGATTCGCGTCGGGATCTGATGAGGAGAACGACGTCGTTGTTATCGGCGGTGGCCCCGGCGGCTATGTCGCTGCCATCAAGGCGGCTCACTTCGGCCTCAAGACCACCTGTATCGAGAAGCGCGGAACCCTCGGCGGCACCTGCCTTAACGTCGGTTGTATTCCTTCTAAGGTACTGCTGCACTCTCACTCttctatctatatctatctcTACTATATGGTTGTAGTGCTAAAATCTAAAACCATCCAACTGCTTCTGGAATTGCAATAGCAACATTTTTGTACAATAGAATTGAACTAGTTGTATTTGCTATTTGAACATTCCCACTGTCAATCTCAAATATGATCTTCTCTCATTGTTgttgaattataaaattatatacattaACAAGATCCATGGCGGCTGTCGTTTTTTCgtgtaaatttctttttttcccaGTTTTTTCTCCATTCCTGCTGTAGAAATATGTAGGTTGCTGCTGCGCACTAACATGGTGCAGTCTATGCCTTGTCCTTTTTGAAACTCCAGAACCCAACTCACCTATTGTATTAAATTATAGTGTAAAGATCAGGGTTCACATTACTTAATTTCTTATCTAGTCTTATTAGAATATATTTGTTTTCTGCTTTTTATTCTCTTAATTCTGTGGCCTAATGCTCTTCTGTTGTACTCAGGCATTACTGCACTCCTCACACATGTACCATGAAGCCACACGCTCATTTGCCAAACATGGTGTGAAGTGTTCTTCTGTTGAGCTTGATTTACCTGCCATGATGGCCCAAAAAGATGAAGCTGTGTCTGACTTAACAAAAGGTATTGAGGGTCTATTCAAAAAGAACAAAGTGAACTATGTCAAGGGATATGGTAAGTTCCTCTCACCTTCAGAAATTNNNNNNNNNNNNNNNNNNNNNNNNNNNNNNNNNNNNNNNNNNNNNNNNNNNNNNNNNNNNNNNNNNNNNNNNNNNNNNNNNNNNNNNNNNNNNNNNNNNNNNNNNNNNNNNNNNNNNNNNNNNNNNNNNNNNNNNNNNNNNNNNNNNNNNNNNNNNNNNNNNNNNNNNNNNNNNNNNNNNNNNNNNNNNNNNNNNNNNNNNNNNNNNNNNNNNNNNNNNNNNNNNNNNNNNNNNNNNNNNNNNNNNNNNNNNNNNNNNNNNNNNNNNNNNNNNNNNNNNNNNNNNNNNNNNNNNNNNNNNNNNNNNNNNNNNNNNNNNNNNNNNNNNNNNNNNNNNNNNNNNNNNNNNNNNNNNNNNNNNNNNNNNNNNNNNNNNNNNNNNNNNNNNNNNNNNNNNNNNNNNNNNNNNNNNNNNNNNNNNNNNNNNNNNNNNNNNNNNNNNNNNNNNNNNNNNNNNNNNNNNNNNNNNNNNNNNNNNNNNNNNNNNNNNNNNNNNNNNNNNNNNNNNNNNNNNNNNNNNNNNNNNNNNNNNNNNNNNNNNNNNNNNNNNNNNNNNNNNNNNNNNNNNNNNNNNNNNNNNNNNNNNNNNNNNNNNNNNNNNNNNNNNNNNNNNNNNNNNNNNNNNNNNNNNNNNNNNNNNNNNNNNNNNNNNNNNNNNNNNNNNNNNNNNNNNNNNNNNNNNNNNNNNNNNNNNNNNNNNNNNNNNNNNNNNNNNNNNNNNNNNNNNNNNNNNNNNNNNNNNNNNNNNNNNNNNNNNNNNNNNNNNNNNNNNNNNNNNNNNNNNNNNNNNNNNNNNNNNNNNNNNNNNNNNNNNNNNNNNNNNNNNNNNNNNNNNNNNNNNNNNNNNNNNNNNNNNNNNNNNNNNNNNNNNNNNNNNNNNNNNNNNNNNNNNNNNNNNNNNNNNNNNNNNNNNNNNNNNNNNNNNNNNNNNNNNNNNNNNNNNNNNNNNNNNNNNNNNNNNNNNNNNNNNNNNNNNNNNNNNNNNNNNNNNNNNNNNNNNNNNNNNNNNNNNNNNNNNNNNNNNNNNNNNNNNNNNNNNNNNNNNNNNNNNNNNNNNNNNNNNNNNNNNNNNNNNNNNNNNNNNNNNNNNNNNNNNNNNNNNNNNNNNNNNNNNNNNNNNNNNNNNNNNNNNNNNNNNNNNNNNNNNNNNNNNNNNNNNNNNNNNNNNNNNNNNNNNNNNNNNNNNNNNNNNNNNNNNNNNNNNNNNNNNNNNNNNNNNNNNNNNNNNNNNNNNNNNNNNNNNNNNNNNNNNNNNNNNNNNNNNNNNNNNNNNNNNNNNNNNNNNNNNNNNNNNNNNNNNNNNNNNNNNNNNNNNNNNNNNNNNNNNNNNNNNNNNNNNNNNNNNNNNNNNNNNNNNNNNNNNNNNNNNNNNNNNNNNNNNNNNNNNNNNNNNNNNNNNNNNNNNNNNNNNNNNNNNNNNNNNNNNNNNNNNNNNNNNNNNNNNNNNNNNNNNNNNNNNNNNNNNNNNNNNNNNNNNNNNNNNNNNNNNNNNNNNNNNNNNNNNNNNNNNNNNNNNNNNNNNNNNNNNNNNNNNNNNNNNNNNNNNNNNNNNNNNNNNNNNNNNNNNNNNNNNNNNNNNNNNNNNNNNNNNNNNNNNNNNNNNNNNNNNNNNNNNNNNNNNNNNNNNNNNNNNNNNNNNNNNNNNNNNNNNNNNNNNNNNNNNNNNNNNNNNNNNNNNNNNNNNNNNNNNNNNNNNNNNNNNNNNNNNNNNNNNNNNNNNNNNNNNNNNNNNNNNNNNNNNNNNNNNNNNNNNNNNNNNNNNNNNNNNNNNNNNNNNNNNNNNNNNNNNNNNNNNNNNNNNNNNNNNNNNNNNNNNNNNNNNNNNNNNNNNNNNNNNNNNNNNNNNNNNNNNNNNNNNNNNNNNNNNNNNNNNNNNNNNNNNNNNNNNNNNNNNNNNNNNNNNNNNNNNNNNNNNNNNNNNNNNNNNNNNNNNNNNNNNNNNNNNNNNNNNNNNNNNNNNNNNNNNNNNNNNNNNNNNNNNNNNNNNNNNNNNNNNNNNNNNNNNNNNNNNNNNNNNNNNNNNNNNNNNNNNNNNNNNNNNNNNNNNNNNNNNNNNNNNNNNNNNNNNNNNNNNNNNNNNNNNNNNNNNNNNNNNNNNNNNNNNNNNNNNNNNNNNNNNNNNNNNNNNNNNNNNNNNNNNNNNNNNNNNNNNNNNNNNNNNNNNNNNNNNNNNNNNNNNNNNNNNNNNNNNNNNNNNNNNNNNNNNNNNNNNNNNNNNNNNNNNNNNNNNNNNNNNNNNNNNNNNNNNNNNNNNNNNNNNNNNNNNNNNNNNNNNNNNNNNNNNNNNNNNNNNNNNNNNNNNNNNNNNNNNNNNNNNNNNNNNNNNNNNNNNNNNNNNNNNNNNNNNNNNNNNNNNNNNNNNNNNNNNNNNNNNNNNNNNNNNNNNNNNNNNNNNNNNNNNNNNNNNNNNNNNNNNNNNNNNNNNNNNNNNNNNNNNNNNNNNNNNNNNNNNNNNNNNNNNNNNNNNNNNNNNNNNNNNNNNNNNNNNNNNNNNNNNNNNNNNNNNNNNNNNNNNNNNNNNNNNNNNNNNNNNNNNNNNNNNNNNNNNNNNNNNNNNNNNNNNNNNNNNNNNNNNNNNNNNNNNNNNNNNNNNNNNNNNNNNNNNNNNNNNNNNNNNNNNNNNNNNNNNNNNNNNNNNNNNNNNNNNNNNNNNNNNNNNNNNNNNNNNNNNNNNNNNNNNNNNNNNNNNNNNNNNNNNNNNNNNNNNNNNNNNNNNN
It includes:
- the LOC116033454 gene encoding leghemoglobin reductase-like; this translates as MAMASIARRSRNLYYNSSKYYAFSLSRGFASGSDEENDVVVIGGGPGGYVAAIKAAHFGLKTTCIEKRGTLGGTCLNVGCIPSKALLHSSHMYHEATRSFAKHGVKCSSVELDLPAMMAQKDEAVSDLTKGIEGLFKKNKVNYVKGYGKFLSPSE